The genome window CTCATCCTAGCTGTGGGTCCCCACTGGTCCATGACTGCTCTCTTTCCTTATAGAGTTTGGCCtgcataagaatcatagaatcatagaatcttacagtgcagaaggaggccattcgacccattgagtctgcaccgaccacaatcccacccaggccatatccccataacccccttgcatttaccctagctagtccccctgacactaagggacaatttagcattgccaatccatctcacctgcacatttttggcagTAGTATAACAATGGAGCAGATAGCCCCAGATTACACATACGGACATATTGAACTTTTAAATAAGACATGTGTTTTTACAAATGGACATACAAGCCAAAGATGGCTGAGAATATAAATTCTGAGAATGCAAAATAAACATTTTCTGGAATTCCTGTGTAGATTACACTGAATTCTGAGAGAGATCTGTGGAGATAATTGAGACTGATTACCACCTCAACCAAAATGACTGCCATTTTGTAAGTTAGAGCCCAGACATATTTGTTATTTCCCCTTTTCAGGAAAATACAAGAAAAGGGAGGCTAGTGCAACACTTGCCATTAGCTCGATGGTGGACTGCAACCTTTCTCTTAATAAATGTGCCTGAAGCACGTGTAGGACATGTTTCAGTTAGAGTAAGTTACAAGCAGCCCCTCGCCTAAAACTGGAAAGGTACTGAGCAGTTTGGAATGTAGTCCTGGAAGTTCACTTGGAGCAACAATATTCAAAATACCCTTCTAttaaggcaatttttttttttaagaaggagATACAATTTTGAATGCCTTTTTTCtaactggattttaaaaaaaactataagCTGTAATCTTATTCAGACAATGAGGGACAACTAGCCAGCCATAGTATACAACTCGTTCTACCCAAGTGGAATGTAAAGGGAACAGACAATCACCACCTCAGGGTAGTGTGAAAGACCCCCATCTCCTGATGACTTTCACACTATCTTGAAGCTCTTCAACATTTTGGAGACGAAATATCAAAATGTAATGTAACCTGGTCTACAAAACAATTACTGCAGCAGATATGGTAATAGAATTCCTCTGGAATATATAGCCAGCAAGACTTTAGGAACTTTTTACAAAACCAGAGAAAACAACAGAGATGGGAATGCTATACTAAAAGACTGAAAAGAGCATCTCTTTTTCTCCGATGTATTGCATCCAATTTGCAAAGAATCATCCTGAGAAGAGAGATCTACTGCAAACTGAGATATTTTGGGAATAATAAGTGGAATTCTGCTTCATATAGCTACAGCCAGGGAGACAACTGAACAAAATGGCTGCAACATGGAAGTCCCACACCGAGATCTGCCAAAGGATAGTTAACTTTAAATGTATTTGATTGTTCATCTTCATAAACTGCAAAATATATTTAAGTCTATCCTCTTATTCTAGCATCTgtagtagtgtgtgtgtgtggggaggggggtggtggtggaggaggatgcagaatgtgTGTGACAAATGAATAGTGCTCATGATGTACCTTTTTTTACATTTGTGAAGTAACCTCAACAATCTTGTTCTTTGATTTAAACTCAGAAAATCTATCTGATTAGTCCTTTATAAGCTGAAAACTTACATAGTGGGACTCCTGCAGTATTGGCAAAGCACAACCTCTCTATTACAGCCATCCCTGGAGTGCTAAATTAACAGTCAATTTTAACGCCACCTCTCATGGTCGTAGCATCTACTAGACCGTTCAGGGTGATTTAAGACAACAATCTCcacacaaatgtgaggtaatgcattttggaaggtctgacacagataggaaatatacagtaaatggcagagcccttgtGTTGCTaggaagagggatctgggtgtacaggtacacaggtcactgaaagtggcaacgcaggtggaggaggtagtaaagaaggcatacggcatgtttgccttcatcggccggggcattgagtttaaaaattgacatgtcatgttgcagctttatagaagcttagttaggccgtacttggaatatagtgttcaattctggtcaccacaccagaaagattttgaggctttggagagggtgcagaaaagatttaccggatgttgcctggtatggaggatattcgctatgaggaaaggttggagaaacttaatttgttctcactggaacaatggaggttgaggggtgacctgatagaagtctacaagattatgagggacgtggacagaatggatagtcagaagctttttcccaaggtggaagagtcaattactgggaggcataggtttaaggtgcgaggggcaaggtttaaaggagatgtacgaggcaagttttttacacagaggatgatgggtgcctggaactcgctgccgggggaggtagtggaagcagatacgttagtaagttttaaggggcatctggacaaattcatgaataggatgggtacagagggatatggtccccagaagggtagggggttttagttcagtcaggttgcatggttggtgcaggtttggagggccgaaggacctgttcatgtgttgtaattttctttgttctttgttcaaagtggGTTTCTGGTCATTTTTTCCAAATGCTGTTGAAACTAGTCAATTTTTGTTGTGGAAGGGTCTTAAGGGTTACACAACCAAGATGGATAAATGGGGTTAAGATAGATGGACCCCCTATTcttcattatttatataaatgacattgatgactatgtgggggtaggattagtaaatttgcggatgacacaaagattggctgggtggttaacagtaagGTGGAGTGTCTTTGGCTATAATAAGATATATACAGAATGGTCAaataggcagataagtggcagatggaatgtaaccctgaaaagtgtgaggtgatgcactttggaaggagtagtttgacaaggaagtattcactGAGTGGGAGGACACtagaaagttctgtggaacaaaaggaccttgatgtgtttgtccatagatctctgaaagtggaagggcatattagtagggtggtgaaaaagacatatcgacacttgcctttatcagttgaggcaaagattacaaaagcagggaagtcatcttGGAGTTTGTATAGAAACTGTGTGagcccacagctagagtactggtcgccacattatcggaaatatgtgattgtactggagagggtgcagaggagattcactaggatgctgcctgggatggaacatttaagttatgaagagaggtttcctcccacagtccaaagatatgcgggctaggttgattggccattctaaattgccccttagtgtcccgcgatgcataggttagaggggttagtggataaatatgtagggatatgtggatagggcctgggtgggactgtggttggtgcagattcggtgggctgaatggcctctttctgcactgtaggattctatgattctctgattcatgACTGACCCCTTATCCAATCTggcttgttttcgttggagcagagaagattgaggggtgacctgattgaggtgcacaagattatgacagacatggacagattggataaggGGTCagtcatgaatcatagaatcatagaatcatacagtgcagaaagaggccattcagcccaccgaatctgcaccaatcacagtcccacccaggccctatccacatatccctacatatttacccactaacccctctaacctatgcatcccgggacactaaggggcaatttagaatggccaatcaacctagcccgcacatctttggactgtgggaggaaaccggagcacccggaggaaacccacgcagacacagggagaatgtgcaaactccacacagacagcgacccgagccgggattcgaacccaggtccctggagctgtgaagcagcagtgctaaccactgtgctaccgtgctgcccaataggggacataggttcaaggtgaggggcagaggatttagggggaatgtgaggacaatcttttttacccagagcgtggtgacagtctggaatgcactgcctgtgaaaGTGGTAGAGGCGCGTTCCCTCACATCCTTAAAAagccctggatgagcacttggcacatcataatattcagggaaatgggtcaagtgctggcagatgggattatgtgggagttcaggtgtttctaatgtgtcagtggggactggatgggctgaagggcctcttcggcagtgtatggttctatgattctataaggttCAAATCAGCCAGGATCTACTGGAATGGTGCAGCAGGTTACGAGTGGACGTAAATGATCTGCTATGGTCACGGCAGTTCAGGAATGAGGTTGAAGTGGCACGATGGTGACTCACCAAATGGTAACACGAACGAATCTTGAGTTATGAGAGAAGCAGATTGTTCAACACTTGGGTCATTTGCAACTTTACTATTTGGGCACAATTGCAGGATTTTTTTAGGATTGGGAAGCAATACTGAAGGAGAATAGAACAAAATGCTCCAAACCAACCAGGTTTGCAGCGAGCATTGCCAAGAAAAATTCACTGACTTTTTACATGCAAATGAACGATTTATTTTTAATGAACTTGTTTGGCTAACGTTTAGAAGCGTGTACAATCCATGTGAACTTGGCTCTCATCTTGTTATGGCCATATATACACGCCTCACTCTTTCATAAGCTACTCAGTTACATAACGTTGTATTTTCAACAAAAAAATCCAAACATGCATTCTATCGTTTGCGAGACACTGAAGACTCTAATGAAGGATTGCTTAATGAGCGTCATTGATTTCAGCTAAAGAGATTTCTGAGTCTGACCTGCAAATTCATTCTCCAATTAATCGGATCAAAGGGCTCACATTTTTTTTGGATGATAAAGAGTGTTGGGACTATTGTCCCTCCGTGTTTTTGAACTCAGTGAGGACAGCTTTGCGAAGTGTGGCCCAAAGCTCCAGTTCTGCTGCTTCTGAAGACCGAAAAACATGTCAACTGATTTCAGCGGATACTGGAAAATGATATCCAACGAGAACTTCGAAGAGTACCTGAAAGCCCTAGGTAAAACCTGACCACTGGTGTCTGTGTATATCAGAACTGGACAGTCCTGCACTCAGCCTTTACTTTTTAAACGGCTGCTTTGAGAGTGAACAGGAAGCTGGCAAATGTGAAATAATTACCATCTCTCATGTCGAGTAAATCCTGTGTGTAAGGTGTTTTGGGGTAGAATCGATTTAAATGGGgttttatctttttaaaagaaaattgctgCTGATATTTTATTCCTAAAGTGTTACAGAAACGTGTTGTATTGGTTATGGAACCACCAGCGAGGAGCGATGGTAGAAACACAAGTATTTCATTAATACCAATTCAAATAACTACAGAAGATTGAATCTAAAACTTAATTCATGAATCCGATCTTTGCACATATCTGAGCCTTCGTTTCGAGTGGTGTTAGTATTAATACGGGAGGTCACTCGGAATATTGTATTTACAGTGCATGGAGTAGAAATGATAATTGAGTTGAAATTCTCTTTTTGCGTAGTATGTCATTAAGACTTGTTTTTCGGTCGAATACCTGCTATTTTCTTTTCGTCCCCTTTTTTAAACAGATGTAAACATTGCTCTGCGGAAAATTGCGGTTTTGCTGAAACCAGACAAGGATATTGTTCAGACGGGCGATCACATGGTCATTAAAACCGTCAGCAGCCTCCGTAATTATCTCATGGAATTTGACATTGGCAAGGAGTTTGTCGAGGATTTAAGCGGAATAGATGACCGCCAATGTATGGTGAGCATTGTGCAGTAAGACCTGAGAATTCTAGGTCAGGAGGGATTTGGATATTAGTACTCTTAATAAAGATTGGAAATCTCGCCAAAAACTGCACAAAGCAATCTGTGAGGACGatatagtggattggccatgttaaaattgtcccttcgtgtccgcgATGAataggtggggttgtggggatatggcctggataaactgctctgtcagagagttcatagaatcagagaagcccgacagtgcagaaagaggccatctggcccatcgagtctgcaccgaccacaatcccacccaggccctacccccatatccctacacatttacccgctaatccctctaacctacgcatctcaggacacgaaggggcaattttagcatggccaatcaacctaacccacacatctttggactgtggtaggaaactggaacacctggaggaaacccacgcagacacgaggagaatgtgcaaactccacacagacagtgacccaagccgggaatcaaacccaggtccctggagctgtgacgcagcagtgctaaccactgtgctaccgtgccgcacagtggtgcaaacttgatgggccgaatggcctccttttgcgttGTAGGTATTCTAATACGGCATTTTGTTTTGTTGTATCTGGCGCTTTCAATGGTTATCACTGAGTCAAATTGACAATGGATACAATGGATAATTCAGTTCCCAGATTGATTTGGGTCATATTTTACTGGCAAGAAAATGGTGAGCCAAACGGTGCTGGTGTTCTTTTTGTGTAAATGGTTCAGTAGCTTCAGATGAAGCATGTATAATACACACACATGTTTGCCAACTCTTCAGGACTGGCTTGGAGTCTCCAAGAATTGAAGGCTCAGATGGTGGGCAATCCTGGAGAAGAATCATAGGGACATTAAAAAAACGTTGCTTTTCTCTTCACTAGATACAATATTGAAAattaggaggggggggggggggggaggcttttGATGCTTGGTTGCCAGCCATCCAATTGGGTTTAGCTTTCCAATTGGTAGGAAGGCAGTGGTCACGAGGGTGGATGTGTTGGCTGATGAATGATTGGAGCATGAGGGcaaatcatgtgatgaaaccttcaagaacacatttaatcacagttggcaagccTGTATATCAGTA of Mustelus asterias chromosome 3, sMusAst1.hap1.1, whole genome shotgun sequence contains these proteins:
- the LOC144490984 gene encoding retinol-binding protein 1-like isoform X2, producing MSTDFSGYWKMISNENFEEYLKALDVNIALRKIAVLLKPDKDIVQTGDHMVIKTVSSLRNYLMEFDIGKEFVEDLSGIDDRQCMTTVNWDGDTLVCVQKGEKQGRGWTHWIEGDELHLEMRVGDVTCKQVFKKVQ